A genomic region of Raphanus sativus cultivar WK10039 chromosome 6, ASM80110v3, whole genome shotgun sequence contains the following coding sequences:
- the LOC108811200 gene encoding F-box/kelch-repeat protein At3g18720-like, producing the protein RNSINHVSKKKCIKGLWNINIPSELLQEILSRLSLKGNIQASAVCKTWCEAAISVRKLQPRPWLFYPLRGLEEGNYILLDPSRPQAYKFSFPVLKGCVLSYSRDGWLLVKKTHALSYLVFLFNPFTGNRIFLPKVSLTSGYCLAISAAPTSSSCMVISCNYTSIPSYIVINTWRPGQTVWTTHQFKNQLPGGGLNNCVISNGMFYCLSICGYLGVFDPPRATWNILPLRPCLAFRQVDITRRMLMTEHEGDIFVMFTSGNKSPSVFKLNLKRMAWEKKRELGGLTVFASQPSSLIRASFSVKERNRLYPSRNAHLGVYFSLGDDEKISSCPSSSNYFSNRIAWVFPPQDNVSF; encoded by the coding sequence AGAAACAGTATAAATCATGTATCAAAAAAGAAGTGTATTAAAGGATTGTGGAATATAAATATTCCTTCAGAGCTCCTGCAAGAGATACTATCCCGCCTCAGTTTAAAAGGCAACATACAAGCTTCTGCTGTCTGCAAGACATGGTGTGAAGCAGCTATTTCTGTCAGAAAGTTACAGCCTCGCCCTTGGCTTTTTTATCCACTAAGAGGACTAGAAGAGGGAAACTACATCCTTTTAGACCCATCACGGCCTCAAGCATATAAGTTTAGTTTCCCAGTTTTAAAGGGATGTGTATTATCTTATTCTAGGGATGGTTGGTTGCTTGTGAAAAAAACACATGCCCTCTCGTATTTGGTATTCTTATTTAATCCATTTACCGGGAACCGTATCTTCTTACCCAAGGTGTCACTTACATCAGGCTATTGTTTAGCTATCTCCGCCGCTCCTACATCAAGTAGTTGTATGGTGATCTCTTGCAACTATACTAGTATCCCCTCATATATTGTCATCAATACTTGGCGGCCTGGTCAAACCGTATGGACCACCCATCAATTTAAGAACCAGTTACCCGGTGGTGGATTGAACAATTGTGTCATCTCGAATGGTATGTTCTATTGTCTTAGTATCTGCGGCTACCTCGGGGTTTTCGACCCGCCTAGAGCAACATGGAATATTCTACCATTGAGACCATGTCTCGCCTTTCGTCAGGTAGATATCACTAGGAGAATGCTGATGACGGAGCATGAAGGGGACATCTTTGTTATGTTTACAAGTGGCAATAAGAGTCCATCGGTGTTTAAACTAAACCTTAAACGCATGGCGTGGGAAAAGAAGAGAGAGCTTGGTGGCTTAACAGTATTTGCAAGTCAGCCTTCCTCTCTTATTAGAGCTAGTTTCTCGGTGAAGGAGAGGAATAGATTATACCCATCACGTAATGCGCACCTTGGCGTATACTTCTCCCTTGGTGATGATGAGAAAATTAGCTCTTGTCCCTCTTCCAGTAACTATTTCTCTAACCGCATTGCTTGGGTGTTTCCTCCTCAAGACAACGTTAGTTTCTGA